The sequence GGCTTCACTAAGGaaaaatcttgtcttacaaatcttttattttatcattctttgcTAAAAGTTACTGCTTATGCAGATGATGGTAATGGTGTtaggattttcagaaagtattttataaagtGTCATATAAATGGCTTGTTTAAAAAAGATTATTTGAATTTGTGGGGGATAAGTTGGCAAATTGGGTATAAGAATACAGAGGGTTGTTCTAAATGGCTTAATATCACAAGTGTGGTACTTCAGGGTTAAGTCACAGAACCATTGCTCTTTCTTATTGAcatcaatgatatagatgaaggaatggttaataaattacttaaatttgctgatgatattaaggtattGGTTGTTACCAGTTTGtatacaaaaggatttatatcatttagcGAGTTGGTTAAATAAACATTGGATggattttaattgtaataaatgcaaggtaatgcatttgtgttatcataatttgaattattagtgtaatttggataggaataactTAGTGTCATGAATGAAAGAAATTttgatgtaatggttgatcagttaCTGAAGCCAtccaaatttattttttcatgaaatctGAATTTCCTAAAACTTGCTATTTGTTGCTATTTGTTTATGATAATTTTTCTTATCTATTTTTGTAAAttgattaacatttttataaatcagTTTCCAGATgccacctttattttacttaaacacttaagtatagttttaaatatacatatattagcaATTTCTAGATTAAAATATCCCTAACGCCTTTTCGGACACACTCTCACCATCAGTTGCATCGTACTGGAAACGACACTTGTAATAGAACATGGAGAATTGGAAATTTTCTGGAAAACCAGATGACCTTCATGATACCAACAAACTCCCTCTGTATGTATCATTTGTTTGATTACACCACCATTCTCAGTTTGCccataaagaagaaaggtccaccttttgaaagcacttgAGTTGtatggtttttatttaattttatgtagtgtgctgttgctagtgataGGGCAAATATGATTTTAAGTTGTTATCTTcagaaatacaagtttaaagaggtttaaatttaattgtataggtcactggttggAATAATGTTTTCAGTCTTTGGCTCCTTACCTTAGTAAAgatattgaattattggaaaggatTCAGTGAAGGGTTAccagaatggtgcctgggatggaggggttgtcatattgAAGAGAGGCTGAAATCTGAAATTTTCTCttgattgagatgtttaaaattgtaaagggaattgacaGTGTTCATGAATCATATttaatagtgagaacagtaggactagggacagaaatataaactctggcagggtaggagtcactTTCAGttgagtttcatttttctaacagggtaggtGGTCTTTGGAACAGGTTGCCTTATGATGTAGAGGTAgtaatttaagtgagtttaagaaaatcCTTGGaagtatataaattataagaggtggctttaagattttgtatttattttttaaattattttaatttagtttagaggatagTAGTTAAGATATACCAGTAGGTTCCAAACTGTgttctcaataaaaataataaatatatataattgtgtaatattatgaaatttaaaacattaagactaaacatttgtatcttCATATAGTCTGTAgttattctagaacaaaaaacatATCCTAtctttttatggtggttacaagatttGTAAAATTCACCAATCCCATACAGAGGGATGGcagtaaaaaaagataaaatgccagtattttctgaaaaaatatatctggaggttataaataTGTTATGAAATTGGAAAATTACTTACAAGTTGAATAGTCAGCATTGtgaatgaaaaatataagaaaagtgTAAATTGCaaatcttaatacttaatttaaacaCCTGATTTTGTGTACTAAAGTCTTGTAATGTGTGCCAATAACCTTCAAAAATGTATAAAGATAtgcatacattatcaaaaatcCATAGTATAATTACCTCCATGGTTACAAGATGGGTGGATCTGACCCAACCTGTAATGGTAGGCTTAGGGATGTTGGTAAACTTGGGTATGAAGTTTTGTgtaactgttattatatacagttcTTTTGAAAGCAAAGCCAGACATAAAATTAAGGTTGATTCTACTGTTGCATGTTTCTGTGAAGTGAGTGTAACATAAATTGATATTTCTGTTTACAGTATCAATGGAGTGAGTCCAAAACCTAGAAAAATTTTACAACTTTTTAGACTGAGACAGATCAATAATGGTGTCTTTGTGAAACTTAACAAGGCTACTATTAACATGCTGCGTATCATCGAGCCCTACATTGCCTGGGGGTAAGTTACATTGTCATTTTATATGCACTATATCATCACATTGAACCAGCCATACATCATCTGGAGGTAAGTTGGTTCTGAGTTTATATTGGAACCAACTGTGTCTAACCATTGTTTCCAATGTGTTGGGCTTGTTTTTTGTATACTATCCTGTGTTTCTTCCTCCttccaaaaaattaatattgtagaaAGTGACAAGTTTTAAACTTGGTTTCTAGACAAATCTCTAACAGCTACATTCTTAGAATCAATAGATAAATCCATAATACAGCTAAATTCTCAACtaaatttttatgtgtatatcCATTTCTCACATTGTTTCTAATAGTGGAATAGTTGCCCATGTGGTTGGTAACCATTAGCATGTTTACATAAGACTTGTTTACTTCTGACAAACACCCTGACCAATGCTTTGTACACTCAGGAAAATGCCTTATCACTTTGTTTAGTATTATAGCACCATTAAAACACTAAGTCATTTTGAATGAGTTTTGAATAAAGATTAAATCAGCTTTACTACAGTTGGGAATTGGTTGTTATCAGATATGGTATGAATTTAATATATACTAAGATATTGTGACAAGtacttgaatttatttatatattacagctACCCAAATCTTAAATCAGTTCGAGAACTGTGCTACAAAAGAGGCTTTGGCAGAATTGATCGTCGGCGTATACCCATCACGGAGAACTCTATTATTGAAAAATGTCTAGGTAAGTATTATAGCAACAGAGATTCTGTTTGAGGTTGAAGATTGTACACTCTTAAGTTATGGTAGGAAGAGTTCTATTTTTGTATAACTCCATGAGTTACATAAAGCAGTGGTTACTGTATTTCTCAATTTGTCTTCACAAAACGAAGTAGGTTTTAGTAAATCTGAGAATGTTGTACACAAAATCAGTGTTTATTGAAGTATGTTTGCTAAACACTTGTAAACTTACTGAATCAGTTGTGCTTAGACACTGACTGGTTTGAGTGAAATGATTTGtatgttaagaatatttttttcaggCACTTTGCTGTGATTACTTATCAGTGAGATGATGTTAACAAAAGTGTATTGTGTATGGTTGTAGGGAAGTATGGAATTATGTGCATGGAGGATCTGATCCATGAAATCTACACCATTGGACCAAACTTCAAGAAAGCTACGAACTTCTTGTGGCATTTCAAGTTGAACACCCCCCTTGGTGGGTGGAGAAAGAAGACAACACACTTTGTCGAAGGAGGAGACTTTGGGAACCGAGAAGATCAGATAAATCCTCTTCTGAGGAGAATGATCTAACTTGTTCTGGTCCTTGTATACATATTTCAATggtgaaaataaaagttatgagAAATTAGAAAAGATTGATTGATACACTTCATTATTTGCAGCTATCCTAAACCCTTTACCCCTTATTTCTACACTTGATTTTGAAGCCACCTAGTGGAAGATCCTATGTCTAGTATTATAAGCTAGGAAAAAACAGTCATGGTGTTAAGGGTGGATGGAGTGTACTGAAATACTACAGAGAATTTTGGCACATTGAAagttgtacattttcattttataggaaatattattttatgggCCAAAATTCTCTGTAGTATTTAAATACATTCCATCCACCCTCaaccatagtttttttttttcctacctGTAATACCATACATATAGGATCTGCTTATAGATTAAATTGGAAGCAAACACTGGCTTCCTGGTGTCGTGATTAGGTAAGATACAACAGATAACCTCAGCACAAAGAATATGGTACTAAAACCAAGTACACTGAACCTTGTCAATATTTAATATGTTACTGTTTGATACAGTTATATAAATACGACAAATGTATTAGttaaacattacaagtatttttatatatttatagtgtttttaaaaattcattgaaAATATGAAGTGATGTTTTAGCATATTTGTTACAGAATTCTGCATCTGTCCCTGCCACAAGAGCTTTCAGAGGGACATATTGAGGTTCGTTAGGGTTGTACTGAGCCCGTCCTAGTTTTTCAAGGAACAAGTGACGTTGTCTCACCAGGAATTCACGTTTCAAAAGAACCCCAGGATATCTGAGAATCTGTTTGTGGGGTATATTCATTGTGTTGTGGATAAGATCAAATTTTTTCAACAAGCATGGTCGGTCTGTAACAAAACAGTGAATTActaaaaacttcaataaaattaacatgttattaGTATTTTATCATATAGAATGGTGGTTGATGTAATATCCAgaacaaagtttataataaaaaattaccatttgtataatatacacaatagATATTACATAACCTGAAAGTGATgacaacatttaatatattaaataatttcttactcTGAGACACCCTCTGGTAGATTTTAGTAGCTggatatttttttagaaaaataaaaatacaggaaATGTTAAAGTACATTCAGACCTCACAAGTATGAAGTATTAAATATGGTCATGCTTGAAATGACCACTTCTACATCATGTATACTGAAAAGAGAGATTAAGGAAAAGTTGATTTCCAACACTCAGAACTAGAAATGTAAGACAGGAGAGGTGACACTGTTGGAGAAGTGAGGAAGCTAACATTCTCAGTAGTCTAGTCAAATATGCTATTATTGGATaaatagtaactgttgttagCACAATTCTAGAACCAGCTCACTGTTCTGTTTATGTACATCGCTGATGAGTTACGACCAACTTTTGAATTTGTCTCTTGTTAATATGTGTATCTGCAGgtctaaatgtaaaaattaagaatgtttgaaatatttcaaaaggtGTACTCACCTACTAGCCAGATTTTAGGTTTCTCAATTAACAGCAGTTTAGTTTCTTCTTGTGAAAATCCCATTTCTTCTTTGATGGagaagtttgtttgcttgtaatttgaattaaaaacaaagcaattaaACTCTGGAATTATGATGAAAACTTCTtgcagttttgtttatatataggtAAAGAatgtaatgtaaacaaaatattgaagtgtgtatatatatcaagtGATAGGTACCCTTCTGTTAGTTAACACTTATGTACTTGTTTTCAATTATCACTTTGATCAAACAGTTGTTTGATAAAGTTGAGATAATTTTAATctcttttcacttttattttctcagtaatttttaaactttttattatataacagtcACATGTTTCAacatgtttcacctgtgattggTAACAAAGTTGGTTGTGAAATAGTTAAATGCAAAAGTTATCTAGAATACACGTAAACTTGGATCTGAATTTACCCAGACTAATTGTCTaccttgtaataataataaaaaggtttaCCACAGTCTACTATATAAAGGTGAAAAACTTTCCACCTGTCACCAAGCTACCTCTGCTGTTGCACTGCCAACTGACACTCAACTTTTCATGATAGACAAACTTGTATAGTGGACATAAATTTGAGGGAAGGTTGGTAGACACTGtgataataacattaaatttggTATACATGTGCCCCATGCTTGGCAGTGGTTAGTGCACAAGTAATATTCATTAGTTAAAATTATCTATTACATTTGATTGATTGTCAAAAAGAAACACTAATACAACCTACCAAATTTTGTCCAATTGAAGTCTTGGCTACAATGTAATAACCTGCATGTTTTACATGTTgcacatttaaatgtttaaaatgccCAAATTATGGTCTACTTAGCAGGTTAACAAAGCCAAAACCAGAAAGACAGTCCAAAGATCCCAAAAATCATAAGAAAGTTCACTGCTTTTACCATCAGAATTAATAATTTGagaaccagtttttttttatgtttcaatcaATAAGGATTTAACAAGAAGTAcatatgaacataaaaatataaacagaagttaaaactaattaaactTAGAGGATATTACCTTGTAAAATACCAGATGTAGGATAGTTATTTTTCATACATACAGTTACTAGAttttaatgaagtttagaaaatattataatttttagaagaaaatcaatatttatcattatatgaCAGGAATGCAGCTTATATCGTGTATACAAAATACTGTCAAAAAACTTAACGCATTACCCTACGTGAATAGTAAGTTACAAGTTGTTAAAAACAGATGCTTACCACATTATTCTACCAATAATCTGTCAAGAGGTAGATAAATACCTCAGTGTCATACAAGAACAGTTGTAACTATAGATGTTACATTCATCCTTCAATgacaaaataaatgaaaccaaCTGTACCAAACttgaatatttcaataatttctttGTAAGAACCAAACAACAATCACAGTTTTATCAGTAATAAAAAATGGTAGTTCAGATGATTAccatattgttaaacatttgcTCTATAAACCCGTGCAAGTCTTTTCCATCTTTAATATTAATGTATGACAAAGCATGAATATATAACCACAGAATAAAATATGATGATTTTAACCATGTCCTAACTATGACACCAGGAAAGGCTTACACTAATATCAGTACACTT comes from Tachypleus tridentatus isolate NWPU-2018 chromosome 12, ASM421037v1, whole genome shotgun sequence and encodes:
- the RpL7 gene encoding ribosomal protein L7 isoform X1: MLFREAKKVPQVPESLLKKQKKRLELKAKALDNAIKQKKIRRAKRKEIFQRAMKYAKEYKSMERSVIHLKRMAKKQGNFYVPAEAKLAFVIRIRGINGVSPKPRKILQLFRLRQINNGVFVKLNKATINMLRIIEPYIAWGYPNLKSVRELCYKRGFGRIDRRRIPITENSIIEKCLGKYGIMCMEDLIHEIYTIGPNFKKATNFLWHFKLNTPLGGWRKKTTHFVEGGDFGNREDQINPLLRRMI
- the RpL7 gene encoding ribosomal protein L7 isoform X2, with product MAKEAKKVPQVPESLLKKQKKRLELKAKALDNAIKQKKIRRAKRKEIFQRAMKYAKEYKSMERSVIHLKRMAKKQGNFYVPAEAKLAFVIRIRGINGVSPKPRKILQLFRLRQINNGVFVKLNKATINMLRIIEPYIAWGYPNLKSVRELCYKRGFGRIDRRRIPITENSIIEKCLGKYGIMCMEDLIHEIYTIGPNFKKATNFLWHFKLNTPLGGWRKKTTHFVEGGDFGNREDQINPLLRRMI